From the genome of Alphaproteobacteria bacterium, one region includes:
- a CDS encoding phage tail protein encodes MTFDITIQHDLKKLRRSLNALETKVAPQATVRTLNRVAESAKVASAKHIAPQMNSRQAAVKRRIVTQKATFKRLWATLVAKDRALQLIEFVVGSKKPTQQLGGKRGLVKAKVYGKTRTLSDAFIAPRKSGSSKTTVYMRKSKKRHPLKLLYGPGIMQLFRQRENDAIMQAKVKERFPIEFARNLKFYINRFKRR; translated from the coding sequence ATGACCTTCGATATTACCATACAACACGACCTCAAGAAATTGAGGCGGAGCTTAAACGCGCTTGAAACCAAGGTGGCACCACAGGCCACTGTGCGTACCCTCAACCGTGTGGCAGAGAGTGCAAAGGTGGCGAGTGCCAAACACATTGCACCGCAAATGAACAGCAGGCAGGCTGCGGTCAAGCGGCGCATCGTTACGCAGAAGGCAACCTTTAAAAGATTGTGGGCAACGCTGGTGGCAAAGGATCGTGCGCTGCAATTGATTGAGTTTGTGGTCGGCAGCAAGAAACCAACCCAACAACTAGGTGGAAAGCGTGGGCTGGTCAAAGCAAAAGTGTACGGTAAGACACGGACGTTGAGCGATGCCTTCATCGCCCCGCGAAAGAGTGGCTCAAGTAAAACAACGGTTTACATGAGGAAGAGCAAGAAGCGTCATCCGCTCAAACTGTTGTACGGCCCTGGTATTATGCAGTTGTTCAGACAGCGTGAGAACGATGCCATCATGCAAGCCAAGGTGAAGGAACGCTTCCCCATTGAGTTTGCACGCAACCTGAAATTTTACATCAACCGCTTTAAACGCCGCTAA
- a CDS encoding DUF2326 domain-containing protein encodes MMHGIYSNQSSFKSVKFDKGLNVVIAERKEESDEKKTTNSRGKSTLIAIINFCLGSNASRSGLCIEELAGWNFTIDITLFGGRVRVTREIDNPTKFLINGDIKNWPIEPEFDEEIQIHFLGLDKWKQLLGLALFDVPQTSNLSVRSLLSYFLRSGNDAYSRPLKFFSSQADNTAHVYNAFFIGLDHKYANKWCELDKQDKVLKALDDAIKAGVHETQGELEARKVELEEELLKSRKILSDFKVHERYKDIQVEANQLTGELHQLANQNVSDGRKLDHYKSAIEDETPPDQVKLEAIYEETGLVFPDSVKRTLQEASAFHIQIIKNRAAFLEAEIVRIKNEMARREALIKTFNEKRSACMEVLNTHGALEEYSRLQEEHTKIKEKFEQILNKIEDIRDKTKKRKEIKSVKLELDKEATIDYEEKRELWEQAIRLFNDTAKALYGVPGEFVIDISDKGYRFNVDIPGGRGGGIGKMKIFCYDLMVICMQQILGRNIDFLVHDSIIYEGVDERQIAHAIEQAAAKAEEYDFQYIMTINSDMVPYEDFHEGFNFDEHIKLRLSDDDESGSLLGLRF; translated from the coding sequence ATGATGCACGGTATCTACTCAAACCAGTCCTCTTTCAAAAGTGTAAAATTTGATAAAGGGCTAAACGTTGTTATCGCAGAAAGAAAAGAGGAATCTGACGAGAAAAAAACGACGAACAGCAGAGGTAAATCTACGCTTATCGCAATCATCAACTTTTGTTTGGGGAGCAACGCAAGTAGAAGTGGCTTATGTATTGAAGAACTTGCCGGGTGGAATTTTACCATAGATATTACTCTTTTTGGAGGGCGTGTTCGAGTAACGCGTGAAATCGATAACCCAACAAAATTCTTAATTAATGGGGATATAAAAAATTGGCCAATTGAACCTGAATTTGACGAAGAAATTCAAATCCATTTTCTTGGATTGGACAAGTGGAAGCAATTGCTAGGATTAGCCTTGTTTGACGTTCCTCAAACAAGCAACCTTTCTGTAAGAAGCCTGCTTTCTTATTTTCTGAGATCAGGAAATGATGCCTATAGCAGACCATTGAAATTTTTCTCGAGTCAGGCAGACAATACTGCACATGTTTACAATGCGTTTTTTATTGGTCTCGATCATAAATATGCCAACAAATGGTGTGAGCTTGATAAGCAGGACAAGGTGCTTAAAGCCTTGGACGATGCTATAAAAGCTGGTGTTCATGAAACCCAGGGCGAACTTGAAGCAAGAAAAGTGGAGCTTGAAGAGGAGTTGCTGAAGAGTCGAAAAATTCTTTCAGATTTCAAGGTACATGAGAGATACAAAGACATTCAAGTTGAGGCAAATCAATTAACTGGTGAACTACACCAGCTTGCGAATCAGAATGTATCTGACGGTAGAAAATTGGATCATTATAAAAGCGCTATAGAGGATGAGACCCCTCCAGATCAGGTGAAATTAGAAGCAATTTATGAAGAAACTGGTTTGGTGTTTCCAGATTCAGTTAAACGCACCCTACAAGAGGCTTCTGCTTTCCATATCCAAATCATTAAAAATCGGGCGGCGTTTCTTGAAGCTGAAATTGTTCGTATAAAAAATGAAATGGCTCGTAGAGAGGCTTTAATAAAAACTTTCAATGAAAAACGCTCCGCTTGTATGGAGGTGTTAAATACTCATGGTGCGTTAGAGGAGTATTCTCGTCTTCAGGAAGAGCACACAAAAATCAAAGAAAAATTTGAGCAAATTCTTAACAAGATAGAAGATATTCGGGACAAAACCAAAAAGCGGAAAGAAATTAAGTCCGTTAAGCTGGAACTGGATAAAGAAGCCACTATTGATTACGAAGAAAAAAGGGAGCTTTGGGAACAAGCGATAAGGCTATTTAACGACACTGCTAAAGCATTGTACGGCGTTCCTGGAGAATTTGTAATTGATATATCGGATAAAGGATATCGATTTAATGTTGATATTCCAGGTGGTCGCGGTGGGGGAATAGGTAAGATGAAAATCTTCTGCTATGACCTGATGGTGATTTGTATGCAGCAAATTCTTGGAAGAAACATAGACTTTTTAGTACATGACAGCATTATCTATGAAGGGGTTGATGAACGGCAGATAGCGCACGCTATTGAGCAGGCAGCCGCTAAAGCAGAAGAATATGATTTTCAATATATCATGACCATTAATTCTGACATGGTTCCATATGAGGATTTCCATGAAGGGTTCAATTTTGATGAGCATATTAAGCTTCGACTGTCTGATGATGATGAGTCAGGAAGCCTCTTAGGATTACGTTTTTAA